One window of the Eucalyptus grandis isolate ANBG69807.140 chromosome 8, ASM1654582v1, whole genome shotgun sequence genome contains the following:
- the LOC120287262 gene encoding putative disease resistance protein RGA3 yields MAEAVLFTLTNDILKLAGSNIFSKIQLARGARDDLKRLKYTVKTIQTVLLDAEKKQWDSEQVKLWLARLKDVLYDAQDLLDDVATEDLRRKVTPENKMSKAVRFFFYKSNQLAQPYKVAKRIQEIRKKLDWIAKDRKFRLEEHRSEATVAIVRRRTTDSFVRKEEIIGRQSDEREIIKSLLDSSSEKSVSVVSIVEILKSVREDIDKKPEGELPELLRKVLDGKKYLLVLDDLWNEDRGKWLELQSLLMDGSLGSKILVTTRNQSVVEAIGTKSGIYYLKVLPEDKSWDLFKKMAFGDEEESLKQKLQQIGRDIVKKCGGVPLAIKTIGNLLYAKKEKEWLYIKEHEFSKIDMLNPGIIEVLKISYDHLQPGLKHCFAYCALFPKDFVFNKPDMIQMWMAQGFIESFGSLHENEQLEEIGNGYVSDLLYGSFLEVEEANPYTGEVEMFKMHDLMHDLALKVAGNECKMVNLNKAGSGSSTRSDQSTDISPFGRNK; encoded by the exons ATGGCGGAAGCAGTGCTCTTCACCCTTACCAACGACATACTGAAACTCGCCGGTTCTAACATCTTTTCGAAGATCCAACTTGCACGAGGTGCGAGGGATGATCTCAAACGTCTCAAGTACACCGTCAAGACCATCCAAACCGTGCTTTTGGATGCCGAGAAGAAACAATGGGACAGCGAGCAGGTCAAGCTCTGGCTCGCGAGGCTGAAGGACGTGTTGTACGATGCACAAGACTTGCTGGATGATGTCGCAACCGAAGATCTGAGGCGGAAGGTCACTCCCGAAAACAAGATGTCAAAAGCGGTACGTTTTTTCTTCTACAAATCAAATCAGCTAGCACAACCCTACAAAGTGGCTAAGAGGATCCAGGAAATTAGGAAGAAATTGGATTGGATTGCAAAAGATAGGAAGTTCCGTTTAGAGGAGCATCGGAGTGAGGCAACTGTTGCTATTGTGAGGAGGAGGACAACTGACTCTTTTGTGCGGAAGGAAGAAATAATTGGTAGACAATCTGATGAGAGGGAGATCATCAAATCTTTGCTTGATTCCTCCTCCGAAAAAAGTGTTTCGGTTGTTTCCATAGTTG AAATACTGAAATCTGTCCGAGAAGACATTGATAAGAAGCCTGAGGGCGAATTGCCGGAACTTCTTCGTAAGGTACTAGACGGGAAAAAATATTTGCTTGTTTTGGATGACTTGTGGAATGAAGATCGCGGGAAGTGGTTGGAGCTTCAAAGTTTGCTAATGGATGGTTCATTGGGGAGCAAGATACTCGTAACCACACGCAATCAGTCGGTGGTGGAGGCTATAGGTACAAAATCAGGTATCTATTATCTAAAAGTCTTACCTGAAGATAAGTCATGGGACTTATTCAAGAAAATGGCTTTCGGAGATGAGGAAGAATCATTAAAACAAAAACTGCAGCAGATAGGTCGAGATATAGTTAAAAAATGCGGTGGTGTTCCCCTCGCCATCAAAACTATAGGCAACCTTTTGTatgccaaaaaggaaaaggagtgGCTCTATATCAAAGAGCATGAATTCTCAAAAATAGATATGTTAAATCCTGGAATAATTGAAGTCCTCAAAATCAGTTACGATCATCTTCAGCCAGGGCTTAAACATTGCTTTGCATATTGTGCATTGTTTCCAAAAGATTTCGTCTTCAATAAACCAGACATGATACAGATGTGGATGGCACAAGGTTTTATTGAGTCATTTGGATCATTGCACGAGAACGAACAGCTAGAAGAGATCGGCAATGGTTATGTCTCAGACCTATTGTATGGGTCATTTCTTGAAGTCGAGGAGGCCAATCCTTACACAGGTGAGGTGGAAATGTTCAAGATGCATGATCTCATGCACGATCTTGCCTTGAAAGTCGCGGGAAATGAGTGCAAGATGGTCAATCTCAATAAAG CAGGAAGTGGCTCCTCTACTAGAAGTGACCAATCTACGGACATTTCTCCCTTTGGGAGGAATAAATAG